CCCCATGTAACTGAACTGCCCAGTAATTAGCCAAAGATGGTAAAATCGCGAGCAATAGCATCCAAGCCAACATCTTAAATCGACGGTAATAGAGCATGAAGAGAATGCAAAATGCAACTACCGAAAGATTAAGAGCAATCGAAGGAATGAAGGATGTTTCCAAGGATAAAATCAGCAAGAAAAGACTAATAATCGGTGTCTGAGTTGCTACTTTGACCATACTACTTCACCTCCCCTTGAGCATTGATACTCCGAGATGTGAGGGGGTTAGTGATTGTCACGTCTTTAATATGACGGAGACCCTCACTAGTCATCTCGATCCAATAATCAACCACAGAGATCAAGGGATCTAAACGATGACTAATGATCAAAAAACTTCTTCCTTGATTGCTCTCCTCCAGAATCCACTTACAAAAATAATGGCAGGCTCTATCATCCAAACCTGCAAAAGGTTCATCTAGCAAGATCACAGAGGCCTTACTAGTCAAGATGGTCAAGAGCTGAAGAATCTTTTGCTGGCCGCCACTTAATTGATAGGGACTCTTATCAAGCGCCTGCTCCAGATTAAAGTATCGTAAAGTTTGGAAAATTCGCTGATTTCTTTCAGAATCAGGTCCATCTAATTGAAGCTCTTCTCGCAGACTGGCTCTGATAAACTGCTTCTCAGCTTCCTGAACAACACCCGTCAGGTCACGATACAAACTCTTTTTCTTTTTCAGGACTGTCCCCTTCAAGGTAATGCGCCCCTTATACTTTTGAAATTGAAGAATAGACCGAAAGAGGGTTGATTTCCCGACACCATTATCACCCAAGATACAGGAAATTCCTTGGTAAAATGTAAAATTCACAATCGAAAATAGGGGACGCTTATCCAGCTCACAAGTCGTTCTATCCATATGGAATAGTTCTGGGCTAGAAGCAACTTCCTTTGAAGCAACCTGAGTCATATCAGAGGTAGGGATTTGAAACACTTCCCTTAGTTGGCCATCTCTTAGCTCCACCATATGGTCAATATAGGCTTCATAGTCCGTTAAATCATGGTCACACAAAATAACTGTCTTCCCATTAGAAGCCAACTCTTTTAGAATCTCCAAGATCTCTATCCTACTCTTGCGATCAATGGAAGCAAAAGGTTCATCCAAGAGATAGACCCTAGGATTCATAGCAAAGAGAACAGCCAAGGCAGCCTTTTGCTTTTCCCCACCTGATAAGTGATGAATTGGACGGTGCAAAATCGCCTTGCAGCGACATTGCTGGACTACCTCTGCTATTTTTGAATCAATTTCCTGAACGGGATGGCCGATATTCTCTAGGGTAAAAACCAGCTCCTCAAACAAGTTCTCCATGGTAAATTGATGATTGGGATTTTGAAAGAGAATACCAACCGTCTGGATACGTTCGATGATAGAAAGCTGACTGACCTCGCTCCCGTTTATTAGGACTTGACCGCTATAGGGAAGAGAACTGACTTGGGCAATCATTTGAAAGAGACTCGATTTTCCTGAACCACTGCTCCCAACTAACAAGGTAAAGGCTTGCCCATGGAAAGTAAAATCAATCGGTTCTGAAAAAATTGGGGACTGAATCGCTCGTAGTTCCAGCCCCATCTATGCCTTTCCTCCAGCTGCAAACTGATGATAGAGTTTGACAATGGCACGAACCAAGATGGTACAGAAGAAAAAGACGGAAATAAAGCGCACCACAAGCAAGGAAAGCACAAAAGGAAGGGAGAAGGCGTAGTAACCTAACTTAATGTATTCATAGACAAAGCTAACAAGCGTAATCCCAATACTATTGGCAGTTAGAGAGAGCCAACTTTCATAGCGATTCTTGGTTACGATAAAACCAAGTTCACTTCCCAAACCTTGAACCAAGCCAGACAAAAGGGCACCTAGACCGAATTGGCTACCATAAAGGACTTCAGCAAGCGCAGCTAGCACTTCTCCAATCGTTGCACTTCCGACTCTTGGAACAAAAATGGCAGCAATAGGGGCAGCCATACACCAGAGACCAAAGAGAATTTCATTGGCAAAGGCCTGTAAACCAAGAGGTGCTAAAATCAGGGTGAGGATATCAAACAGATAGCCTGAACCCACAAAAACGCCACCAAAAAAGATAGACAAGAAAGCAAGTAAGATAACATCTTTTAACTGCCATTTTTTCAACATAAAAAACTCCTTTTTTAAAGAAATGTGGGGCATTCAAGGAGAGCTACCAAAAGGCTTGCCGTCAAGCCTATCCTCTTTTGATAAACAAAAAAACTCCAATTACAAACGAGAATTAGAGTTTACCTTACAAGATTAGACAGTTCTTTTCGACATACGAAAAAAACCTTTTCACATTTCCCTTCGCCAGTATTAACTGTATCAGGTTCAATGGGTATCATCTCAGCCTAAAGCACCCCAAATGTCTTTATTATTTTATTACTGGACCAGTATAACAGAATTTGAAAGCCCTAGCAAGATATTTGACTGGAAAATATATTTATATAGTTTCTAATAACGATTTAATCTTTCTATACACGAAGAAAAACCTCCACACTTAGTGGAGGCAAGCTATTTTATCAATACAATTTTAAGTCACGTGGATCAACTGGGAATGTTGGGTTGTATGGGTTGTGACGAAGCTTGAAATGTTTAACATCTTCAATAGTCTGAGTTCCAGATAACTGCATGACTGTCTTCAATTCCGCATTCAAGTGTTCAAAAACTTGACGCACACCGACACTACCACCGAGAGCCAAACCATAGATGACAGGGCGGCCAATAGCTACCAAGTCTGCTCCTGATGCCAAGGCTTTAAAGACGTGCTGACCGCGACGAACACCAGAGTCAAAGACGATTGGCACACGTTTATCAACTGCTTCTGCTACTTCTTGAAGCGAGTCGAAGGCAGCTGGTCCACCGTCGATTTGACGGCCACCGTGGTTGGTCACCCAAATGCCAGAAGCACCTGCAGCAAGCGAACGTTCCACGTCCTCACGGCATTGTGGTCCTTTAACGTAAACAGGTAATCCTGAGTATGCAGCGATAAATTCAACATCACGTGGAGACAAGCGTTGTTTAGCTGACTTGTAAACAAAGTCCATTGATTTTCCAGCACCTTCTGGTAGGTATTCTTCAACAATCGGCATGCCAACTGGGAAGACGAATCCATTGCGCTTGTCCACCTCACGATTGCCCCCTACAGTTGCATCTGCCGTCAAGACAATCGCTTTGTAGCCTTCAGACTTCACACGGTCCATGATGTGGCGGTTGATCCCGTCATCCTTACTAAAGTAAAATTGGAACCAATGAGGCGTCCCTTGAAGGGCTTCCGTAATTTCTGGAAGGTCTACAGTAGAGTAAGAGCTGGTTGTATAAAGAGAACCAAACTCATGCACACCACGCGCAGTCGCCACTTCACCCTGTTCATTTGCCAATTTATGAGCCGCAACAGGCGCCATAATGATTGGTGAAGACAGTTTTTCACCAGCAAATTCAATCTCTGTACTTGGATTTTCAACATCACAAAGAGTATGAGGAACGATGAGTTTGTGGTTAAAGGCGCGAATATTCTCACGTAAAGTAAAAGTATCTTCCGCCCCACTGGCGATATAGCCAAATGCTGCTTTAGGAATAACTTGTTGCGCCATTGGCTCCAAATCATAGGTATTTATGAAATCTACAGGTCCTTCTGCATTGCTTGTTTTGTATGACATAAAATGTCCTCCTTGATAAGTAAGCGTTTACTTTGTATATTACAGAAATATCTTAACGCTTTTTTCAACACTTTTCAAATATTTTGTTTGGAAATTTCAGAAAGATTATGGCTATGATAAAAAATCCTTATAACGGCAATAAAAAATACATATTATCCAAAGGAGATTTTAAGTGCTACAATAACTGTATTATTTCTAGATGGGAGGTTTTATTTTTGGATTGGTCCATTGTTGAACAATATCTACCACTATATCAAAAGGCATTCCTTCTAACCTTGCATATTGCAGTTTGGGGAATTTTGGGATCCTTCCTGCTCGGTTTAATCGTTAGTATCATCCGGCATTATCGAATTCCTGTTTTGGCGCAAGTAGCGACAGCCTACATTGAATTGTCACGTAATACGCCCCTTTTGATTCAACTCTTCTTTCTCTACTTCGGTCTCCCCCGAATCGGAATTGTCCTATCCTCAGAAGTCTGTGCCACTTTAGGACTGGTCTTTTTAGGAGGCTCCTATATGGCAGAGTCTTTCCGAAGTGGGCTGGAAGCTGTCAGTCAAACCCATCAGGAGATTGGATTTGCCATCGGTCTGACACCTCTACAGGTCTTTCGCTATGTGGTTCTGCCACAAGCAACAGCGATTGCTCTACCGTCTTTTAGTGCCAATGTCATTTTCCTCATCAAGGAAACCTCTGTTTTCTCAGCAGTGGCTTTGGCCGACCTCATGTACGTCGCCAAGGACTTGATTGGGCTTTACTATGAGACAGACATTGCGCTAGCCATGTTGGTGGTTGCTTATCTGATGATGCTTCTCCCCATCTCACTGGTCTTTAGCTGGATAGAAAGGAGGCTCCGCCATGCAGGATTCGGGAATTCAAGTACTCTTTCAGGGAAATAATCTCCTGAGAATCTTACAGGGATTGGGCGTTACGATTGGGATATCCATCCTGTCTGTCCTCTTATCCATGATTTTCGGAACAGTCATGGGAATCATCATGACCTCCCATTCTAGAATCGTACGCTTGTTGACACGATTGTATCTGGAATTTATCCGTATCATGCCCCAGCTGGTGTTACTATTTATCGTTTATTTCGGCTTGGCTCGCAACTTTAATATCAATATCTCAGGTGAGACTTCTGCTATTATCGTTTTTACCCTCTGGGGAACAGCTGAAATGGGGGACTTGGTACGTGGAGCTATCACTTCCCTCCCTAAACATCAGTTTGAAAGTGGACAGGCGCTAGGTTTGACCAATGTTCAACTTTACTACCATATCATCATCCCACAGGTTTTGAGAAGATTACTGCCACAAGCCATCAACCTTGTCACTCGAATGATCAAAACCACTTCCTTGGTTGTCTTGATTGGGGTTGTTGAAGTGACCAAGGTTGGACAACAAATCATCGATAGCAATCGCTTGACTATCCCAACTGCTTCCTTTTGGATTTATGGAACCATTCTAGTCTTGTATTTCGCAGTCTGCTTCCCTATTTCCAAACTATCCACTCACTTAGAAAAACATTGGAGGAACTAAATGTCTGAAACTATCTTAGAAATCAAGGAACTCAAAAAATCCTTTGGAGACAATCCCATCCTCCAAGGACTTTCTCTAGATATCAAAAAAGGGGAAGTTGTGGTTATTCTGGGGCCATCTGGTTGTGGGAAAAGTACCCTCCTTCGTTGCCTCAATGGCTTAGAAAATATTCAAGGTGGAGATATCCTGCTGGACGGTCAGTCTATCGTTGCAAATAAAAAAGACTTTCACCTAGTTCGCCAAAAGATTGGCATGGTCTTTCAAAGTTATGAACTCTTTCCCCATTTGGATGTTCTACAAAACCTCATCCTAGGTCCTATCAAGGCTCAGGGAAGAGACAAGAAGGAAGTAACGGAAGAAGCTTTGCAACTACTGGAGCGTGTCGGTTTGCTAGATAAACAACATAGCTTTGCGCGTCAATTATCTGGTGGACAGAAGCAAAGGGTTGCAATTGTCCGTGCCCTCCTCATGCATCCAGAGATTATCCTCTTTGACGAAGTGACAGCTTCACTGGATCCAGAAATGGTGCGTGAGGTTCTAGAACTCATCAATGACTTGGCTCAAGAAGGTCGCACCATGATTTTAGTAACCCATGAAATGCAGTTTGCCCAAGCAATTGCCGATCGGATTATCTTCCTCGACCAAGGGAAAATCGCCGAAGAAGGAACGGCTCAGGCCTTCTTTACCAATCCACAAACAAAACGAACTCAGGAATTTTTAAACGTCTTTGACTTTAGCCAATTTGGCTCATATCTATAAAGGAGATTCTTATGAAACTATTCAAACCACTCTTAACTGTTTTGGCACTTGCCTTTGCCCTTATCTTCGTTACAGCTTGTAGCTCAGGTGGAAGCTCTGGTGCTTCATCTGGAAAAACGACTGCCAAGGCTCGCACAATCGATGAAATCAAAAAAAGCGGTGAACTTCGAATCGCCGTATTTGGAGACAAGAAACCGTTTGGTTACGTTGACAATGATGGTTCTTACCAAGGTTACGATATCGAACTTGGGAACCAACTGGCTCAAGACCTTGGTGTCAAGGTTAAATACGTTTCAGTCGATGCTGCCAACCGTGCTGAATACTTGATTTCAAACAAGGTGGATATTACCCTTGCTAACTTTACAGTGACTGATGAACGTAAGAAACAAGTTGATTTTGCCCTTCCATACATGAAAGTTTCCCTCGGTGTTGTCTCACCTAAGACTGGTCTCATTACAGATGTTAAGCAGCTTGAAGGCAAGACCTTGATTGTCACAAAAGGAACGACGGCTGAGACTTATTTTGAAAAAAATCATCCAGAAATCAAACTCCAAAAATACGACCAATACAGTGACTCTTACCAAGCCCTTCTTGACGGACGTGGAGATGCCTTCTCTACTGACAATACTGAAGTCCTAGCTTGGGCTCTTGAAAACAAGGGATTTGAAGTAGGAATTACCTCCCTTGGTGATCCAGATACCATCGCACCAGCAGTTCAAAAAGGTAACCAAGAACTACTTGACTACATCAACCAAGAAATCGAAAAATCAGGTAAGGAAAACTTCTTCCACAAGGCCTATGAAAAAACACTTCACCCAACCTACGGTGACGCTGCTAAAGCAGATGACCTAGTTGTTGAAGGCGGAAAAGTTGACTAACATCCAATAACATCACAAAACAAAATCAGGTAATCCTAGCGACTACCTGATTTTTTATATCTTAGGCTTTGTGCCAATTTTCTTGGTCTTCTTTAAAGCGTTTTAGAAGGTCGAGTCCTTCTGGTGTGATATATCCTTCTTCTTGGGCTAGGTGGATGAGCTCGCTGTAGTTTGAGAGAGTTACCAGTTTCACGCCTGCGTTTGCAAAGTTCTTATCTGCTTTTGCTAGTTGATAGCTAAAAATAGCTACTACACCGAGAACATCTGCTCCTTCACGCTTGGCAGCTGCTACCGCTTCGAGAACTGAACCACCAGTTGAGATCAGATCTTCTACAATTACCATTTTTTGCCCCTGGGCTACACGACCTTCGATTTGGTTGCCTGCTCCGTGGTCTTTTGGTTTGCTACGGATATAAGCAAATGGTAGGTTCATCTTGTCCGCGATGATAGCTCCGTGTGGAATCCCTGCTGTCGCAGTTCCTGCAATCACTTCAACCTCTGGAAAGGCTACTTTGATAGCATTCACAAAACCATTTTCAATCAAAGTTCTAGTTTCCGGGTAAGCTAGGGTCACACGATTATCCGTATAGATAGGTGACTTGATACCAGATGCCCAAGTGAAAGGCTCTTCTGGTTTGAGATAAACCGCTTGAATTTTCAATAGATGGCTAGCAATGTCTCTAGCAAGTGTCATGGTATACTCCTTCTTATCCTTAAATCTATAATCAAATACGCTTTAGACCCAATCGCGTGTCCATTCTTCCTTGATAGCATGGTAGGCTGCTACAGGATCTTCTGCCTGTGTGATAGGACGGCCTACTACAATGTAATCACTACCGATTTGATAGGCTTGACCAGGGGTCACTACGCGTTTTTGATCCGCTGCTTCAGCACCTGCTGGTCGAATACCTGGTGTCAAGCAGATAAAATCTTCGTTTGTCGCCTCCTTGATGAGTTGGGCTTCTTGGGCTGAGCAAACCACTCCATCCAATCCAGCTTCAGCTGTTTTCTTAGCATAGTGAATCACTGATTCTTGCAGACTAGTTTGGATATTTTGACAGTCTTGCATCTGTTCCTCGGATGTTGAGGTCAGTTGGGTCACCGCGATAAGAATCCCTTGATCACCGAGGCCTTCACGCGCAGCCTGCATCATTTCAAGCCCACCTGCAGCCTGAACATTGGTCATATCGACACCCAGACTTGACAAGATTTTCATGGTTGACTTGACTGTATTTGGAATATCATGCAACTTGAGATCCAAAAAAACACTATGTCCTAATGATTTCAAATAACGCACAACTTCGGGACCTACTGCATAGTAG
Above is a window of Streptococcus oralis subsp. dentisani DNA encoding:
- a CDS encoding ATP-binding cassette domain-containing protein — encoded protein: MGLELRAIQSPIFSEPIDFTFHGQAFTLLVGSSGSGKSSLFQMIAQVSSLPYSGQVLINGSEVSQLSIIERIQTVGILFQNPNHQFTMENLFEELVFTLENIGHPVQEIDSKIAEVVQQCRCKAILHRPIHHLSGGEKQKAALAVLFAMNPRVYLLDEPFASIDRKSRIEILEILKELASNGKTVILCDHDLTDYEAYIDHMVELRDGQLREVFQIPTSDMTQVASKEVASSPELFHMDRTTCELDKRPLFSIVNFTFYQGISCILGDNGVGKSTLFRSILQFQKYKGRITLKGTVLKKKKSLYRDLTGVVQEAEKQFIRASLREELQLDGPDSERNQRIFQTLRYFNLEQALDKSPYQLSGGQQKILQLLTILTSKASVILLDEPFAGLDDRACHYFCKWILEESNQGRSFLIISHRLDPLISVVDYWIEMTSEGLRHIKDVTITNPLTSRSINAQGEVK
- a CDS encoding ECF transporter S component, which gives rise to MLKKWQLKDVILLAFLSIFFGGVFVGSGYLFDILTLILAPLGLQAFANEILFGLWCMAAPIAAIFVPRVGSATIGEVLAALAEVLYGSQFGLGALLSGLVQGLGSELGFIVTKNRYESWLSLTANSIGITLVSFVYEYIKLGYYAFSLPFVLSLLVVRFISVFFFCTILVRAIVKLYHQFAAGGKA
- the lctO gene encoding L-lactate oxidase → MSYKTSNAEGPVDFINTYDLEPMAQQVIPKAAFGYIASGAEDTFTLRENIRAFNHKLIVPHTLCDVENPSTEIEFAGEKLSSPIIMAPVAAHKLANEQGEVATARGVHEFGSLYTTSSYSTVDLPEITEALQGTPHWFQFYFSKDDGINRHIMDRVKSEGYKAIVLTADATVGGNREVDKRNGFVFPVGMPIVEEYLPEGAGKSMDFVYKSAKQRLSPRDVEFIAAYSGLPVYVKGPQCREDVERSLAAGASGIWVTNHGGRQIDGGPAAFDSLQEVAEAVDKRVPIVFDSGVRRGQHVFKALASGADLVAIGRPVIYGLALGGSVGVRQVFEHLNAELKTVMQLSGTQTIEDVKHFKLRHNPYNPTFPVDPRDLKLY
- a CDS encoding amino acid ABC transporter permease gives rise to the protein MDWSIVEQYLPLYQKAFLLTLHIAVWGILGSFLLGLIVSIIRHYRIPVLAQVATAYIELSRNTPLLIQLFFLYFGLPRIGIVLSSEVCATLGLVFLGGSYMAESFRSGLEAVSQTHQEIGFAIGLTPLQVFRYVVLPQATAIALPSFSANVIFLIKETSVFSAVALADLMYVAKDLIGLYYETDIALAMLVVAYLMMLLPISLVFSWIERRLRHAGFGNSSTLSGK
- a CDS encoding amino acid ABC transporter permease; translation: MQDSGIQVLFQGNNLLRILQGLGVTIGISILSVLLSMIFGTVMGIIMTSHSRIVRLLTRLYLEFIRIMPQLVLLFIVYFGLARNFNINISGETSAIIVFTLWGTAEMGDLVRGAITSLPKHQFESGQALGLTNVQLYYHIIIPQVLRRLLPQAINLVTRMIKTTSLVVLIGVVEVTKVGQQIIDSNRLTIPTASFWIYGTILVLYFAVCFPISKLSTHLEKHWRN
- a CDS encoding amino acid ABC transporter ATP-binding protein; translation: MSETILEIKELKKSFGDNPILQGLSLDIKKGEVVVILGPSGCGKSTLLRCLNGLENIQGGDILLDGQSIVANKKDFHLVRQKIGMVFQSYELFPHLDVLQNLILGPIKAQGRDKKEVTEEALQLLERVGLLDKQHSFARQLSGGQKQRVAIVRALLMHPEIILFDEVTASLDPEMVREVLELINDLAQEGRTMILVTHEMQFAQAIADRIIFLDQGKIAEEGTAQAFFTNPQTKRTQEFLNVFDFSQFGSYL
- a CDS encoding cysteine ABC transporter substrate-binding protein, giving the protein MKLFKPLLTVLALAFALIFVTACSSGGSSGASSGKTTAKARTIDEIKKSGELRIAVFGDKKPFGYVDNDGSYQGYDIELGNQLAQDLGVKVKYVSVDAANRAEYLISNKVDITLANFTVTDERKKQVDFALPYMKVSLGVVSPKTGLITDVKQLEGKTLIVTKGTTAETYFEKNHPEIKLQKYDQYSDSYQALLDGRGDAFSTDNTEVLAWALENKGFEVGITSLGDPDTIAPAVQKGNQELLDYINQEIEKSGKENFFHKAYEKTLHPTYGDAAKADDLVVEGGKVD
- the pyrE gene encoding orotate phosphoribosyltransferase, coding for MTLARDIASHLLKIQAVYLKPEEPFTWASGIKSPIYTDNRVTLAYPETRTLIENGFVNAIKVAFPEVEVIAGTATAGIPHGAIIADKMNLPFAYIRSKPKDHGAGNQIEGRVAQGQKMVIVEDLISTGGSVLEAVAAAKREGADVLGVVAIFSYQLAKADKNFANAGVKLVTLSNYSELIHLAQEEGYITPEGLDLLKRFKEDQENWHKA
- the pyrF gene encoding orotidine-5'-phosphate decarboxylase, with amino-acid sequence MRESRPVIALDFPSFEEAKEFLALFPAEEKLYVKVGMEIYYAVGPEVVRYLKSLGHSVFLDLKLHDIPNTVKSTMKILSSLGVDMTNVQAAGGLEMMQAAREGLGDQGILIAVTQLTSTSEEQMQDCQNIQTSLQESVIHYAKKTAEAGLDGVVCSAQEAQLIKEATNEDFICLTPGIRPAGAEAADQKRVVTPGQAYQIGSDYIVVGRPITQAEDPVAAYHAIKEEWTRDWV